In one Nicotiana tomentosiformis chromosome 6, ASM39032v3, whole genome shotgun sequence genomic region, the following are encoded:
- the LOC138894482 gene encoding uncharacterized protein produces MGDTTQAVTAVVAQYDSNHAYFLYSSDAPTPAINSKDYHPWSRSNNMINLEQRFGQSNGAKLFHLQKQLNDLVQGTNDIAGYYTKLKKLWDELDSLNTATNYSRVCVCGGKKKLGKSLEDERLIHFLMGLNETYAPARSSILMLNPLPTVNHAYSLLLQDENQRQTLVYNQIPGDSASFMAGNQGFSITSGNQAHAGQRFTGNLANNSQYVGNSNYKGKKPK; encoded by the exons CTTATACTCCTCTGATGCACCAA CTCCAGCAATCAACTCAAAGGATTATCATCCATGGAGTCGAAGCAACAACATG ATTAATCTTGAACAAAGATTTGGACAGTCTAATGGTGCTAAGTTATTTCACCTGCAAAAGCAATTGAATGACTTAGTACAAGGGACCAATGACATAGCAGGATATTACACAAAACTCAAAAAGTTATGGGATGAACTGGACTCTTTGAACACTGCTACAAATTATAGCCGTGTTTGTGTTTGTGGAGGAAAAAAGAAGCTGGGTAAGTCTTTGGAAGATGAAAGGCTCATTCATTTCCTTATGGGATTGAATGAGACCTATGCTCCAGCTAGAAGCAGTATCCTGATGCTTAATCCACTTCCCACAGTAAATCATGCATATTCTCTGCTGTTGCAAGATGAAAACCAAAGGCAAACTCTTGTTTATAACCAAATCCCAGGAGATAGTGCATCATTCATGGCAGGAAATCAAGGATTCTCTATCACAAGTGGAAATCAGGCACATGCAGGGCAAAGATTCACAGGAAACTTAGCAAACAACTCTCAGTATGTAGGAAATTCTAACTACAAGGGAAAGAAGCCAAAATAA